One part of the Oceanihabitans sp. IOP_32 genome encodes these proteins:
- a CDS encoding T9SS type A sorting domain-containing protein, translating into MKKILLFSVAILLSINFYGQESEFGLLFKIKRESSSTLPFGGHAGNLNYNIKNASTVIGTNAFTTNHTPNWVTDYSFYDFNMADNDVININLEGWSISINSPESCTKERTISYNKSDFSINTTGYFNGCIGVVDVYTLHLKQPKSNSVCHTKNIVLQYGYNWQYRLNNGSWKNFPQKYQEKRLIEFTLENLQNEIGSTIPLGNIDFRTGYENNFLGQVNYNVIGCPPEHRKTATTNTNCINSNDGSVTLTFDKNVDQANGYEMRYFIYKNTTNAATPQVAFQGTTDNPFPPQAYAEARFSPKSANNPYGLGYLNINPDNTSSGKYTGLEAGEYYILYQEVKYNGNLVVVKSGELIPDFFTIQSPTQVVLNTTSPNFFTDAKCGNPAVFQLNGTASGGNNLDSSGSYSYQYSTDNGTIWKPVEHANHRLEIPPTANQQIVQVKGVYNVNGEVCEGAFAQYTVSPAVEPLLITNPSTGNTSTTTTNNGSLSIEISGGKPPYTYTLRKLNTATNNFDVIQQTEQQSIIPGGIALSYNNLFAGTYNIIVTDNNNCSQNSPDLVVNTDAIPTLGTPVINQIDCIGGVGSISIPVSDFGTRYRYQWIINGVATAITHSSDTSVTLNNISATGSYVLRVASKRVSDSDFAIDANVARININMTSPALVKIDSANPNKTSCNGGTDGSMVLTLSGGTTYEYTLGHSPTVWMPLINHTISNLSAGSYTITVRNENGCASQPLNNIFIEEPDAITISEVPNSKQDVTTNGGSDGAIEITVSGGTAPYTFSWLGPNGYTSNQQNPTGLSTGDYSLTVTDANLCTQNFGPIFINEPGPLGIVSLNATPALCKATATGSIKAEITGTPPFIFTWTKVGDPTFTAPNQAETTGLATGTYTLSLTDASGSPAVSSSVFVSEPTDALFATQTTVPVSCTDGNNGQIIINPTGGTAPYTYSLNSSLDKQGSNTFANLTSGSYSVSVFDANNCEFIIPNAVVDNAPQIVIQEDLVLHISEFGKTDGAINTSVSGGNPPYTYSWTGPNNYTAAVKDINTLSQGFYTLTVTDANNCQTSKTFNITEPSELTVSLEQTVFLDCEGDDFAEIVVNVSGGAPNYTYQWFQLLNGSARELSETSAFLSNLSVGIYYAVVTDSNNVYKTTTSIEIKQPDTLKVELINKTDVLCSGASTGNINVAISGGTAPYKYYWNGKETTKNISNLPAGDYFFLVVDNNNCSAQLDVTIQAPANPLNIQEVILTNVSDYGANNGSISLKVTGGTPAYNFEWTRLSDNTIISSQATISNLMPDVYQVTITDANSCSLTQVYKITQPDIIEETLSNPTCAGNTDGSISLLVNKGNGNFTYSWSTGATTSTINNLAAGEYQVTVTGLEEPLTRTYTLENPLPIVVDLGADQVLCKDQNLRIDGTVENPNARYNWTSDNGFSSNDPSIVIGEKGTYTLTVSTQAGCSESDSIFVDVSDQEISAEFAVSSQIYVDETLVLVDISYPIPDSLEWIIPNEAKIIIENEDEAEIVFDTPGEYEIGIITKKGSCIDMQTKKIMVLAKDPTVEEKDTEDGNILIEDFLIYPNPNNGKFTAKVKLSEKGNISIKVFSFANNVMIAHEKARGELEYNIPFNISRMSAGVYVVLLETSYGSTLRKIILK; encoded by the coding sequence ATGAAAAAAATATTACTTTTTTCTGTAGCAATATTATTAAGCATAAATTTTTATGGACAAGAATCTGAATTTGGACTACTATTTAAAATTAAGAGAGAATCTTCCAGCACTTTACCATTTGGAGGACATGCAGGTAATCTAAACTATAACATTAAGAATGCATCAACAGTTATAGGTACAAATGCTTTTACAACTAATCATACTCCTAATTGGGTTACAGATTATTCCTTTTATGATTTTAATATGGCAGATAATGACGTCATAAATATTAATTTAGAAGGCTGGTCAATATCAATAAACAGTCCTGAATCATGTACGAAAGAAAGAACAATAAGTTACAATAAAAGTGATTTCTCTATAAATACAACTGGCTATTTCAACGGGTGCATTGGAGTTGTAGATGTTTACACCTTACATCTAAAACAGCCTAAATCTAACTCAGTATGCCACACTAAAAATATTGTTCTGCAATATGGCTATAATTGGCAGTATAGGTTAAACAATGGCTCTTGGAAAAATTTCCCACAAAAATATCAAGAAAAAAGACTCATAGAATTTACACTAGAAAATTTACAAAATGAAATAGGGAGCACAATACCTTTGGGAAATATCGATTTTAGGACGGGTTATGAAAATAACTTTTTAGGACAAGTTAATTATAATGTAATCGGCTGCCCACCCGAACACCGAAAAACCGCTACAACAAATACAAATTGTATAAATTCTAATGATGGCAGTGTCACCTTAACTTTTGATAAAAATGTAGATCAAGCCAATGGTTATGAAATGCGTTATTTTATATATAAAAATACTACAAATGCTGCAACACCTCAAGTAGCCTTTCAAGGCACTACAGATAATCCTTTTCCGCCTCAAGCTTACGCAGAAGCTAGGTTTAGCCCAAAAAGTGCTAACAATCCATACGGTCTTGGTTATCTAAATATTAATCCAGATAATACGTCTAGTGGTAAATATACTGGATTAGAAGCGGGAGAATATTATATCCTTTACCAAGAGGTTAAATATAATGGAAATCTGGTAGTTGTAAAAAGTGGCGAATTAATTCCAGACTTTTTCACCATTCAAAGCCCAACCCAAGTGGTTTTAAACACCACCTCTCCCAACTTTTTTACAGATGCTAAATGTGGCAATCCCGCTGTTTTTCAATTAAACGGTACAGCCTCTGGCGGTAATAATTTAGATTCTAGTGGTTCTTATTCCTACCAATATAGTACGGATAATGGCACAATCTGGAAACCAGTAGAACATGCAAACCATAGATTAGAAATACCACCTACCGCAAACCAGCAAATTGTTCAAGTAAAAGGGGTTTATAATGTAAATGGTGAAGTTTGCGAAGGTGCATTTGCACAATATACCGTCTCACCAGCTGTAGAACCCTTACTTATTACAAACCCAAGCACAGGAAATACCTCTACTACAACTACCAACAACGGCAGCCTAAGCATAGAAATATCTGGTGGAAAACCGCCCTACACGTATACCTTGAGAAAACTAAACACGGCTACCAATAACTTTGATGTAATTCAACAAACCGAACAACAAAGCATCATCCCTGGAGGTATCGCATTAAGCTATAACAACCTTTTTGCTGGCACCTATAATATTATCGTAACCGATAACAATAACTGCTCACAAAACTCGCCTGATTTAGTGGTTAATACAGATGCCATCCCAACTTTAGGTACACCTGTAATTAATCAAATAGACTGCATTGGTGGCGTTGGGAGCATTTCAATTCCTGTTAGCGATTTTGGTACGAGATACCGTTACCAGTGGATTATTAATGGTGTAGCAACAGCTATAACGCATTCTAGCGATACTAGTGTTACCCTTAACAACATTAGCGCTACAGGGAGCTACGTGTTACGCGTCGCATCAAAGCGGGTTTCAGACAGCGATTTTGCAATTGATGCCAACGTGGCTCGTATTAATATTAACATGACCTCACCCGCTCTGGTTAAAATCGATTCTGCTAATCCCAATAAAACAAGTTGTAATGGAGGTACAGACGGCAGTATGGTACTCACACTCTCTGGAGGAACAACTTATGAATACACCTTAGGCCATAGCCCAACAGTTTGGATGCCTTTAATAAACCATACCATTAGCAATCTAAGCGCAGGCAGCTACACCATAACCGTTAGAAATGAAAATGGCTGCGCATCGCAACCGCTTAATAACATTTTTATTGAAGAACCTGATGCCATAACAATTTCTGAAGTACCCAATTCTAAACAAGATGTAACCACTAATGGGGGATCAGACGGGGCTATAGAAATAACGGTATCAGGTGGCACAGCACCCTATACTTTTAGTTGGTTGGGCCCAAACGGATATACATCTAATCAACAAAACCCCACAGGACTTAGTACAGGAGATTATTCGCTTACCGTCACAGATGCCAATTTATGTACTCAAAATTTTGGGCCCATTTTTATAAATGAACCTGGCCCATTGGGTATCGTTTCCCTAAACGCGACACCTGCGCTTTGCAAGGCAACTGCAACAGGTAGTATTAAAGCCGAAATAACTGGAACGCCGCCTTTTATTTTTACCTGGACTAAAGTTGGTGATCCAACATTTACCGCGCCTAACCAAGCCGAAACTACAGGACTTGCAACAGGTACTTATACACTAAGCTTAACAGATGCTTCTGGAAGTCCAGCTGTTAGCAGTAGCGTTTTTGTTTCAGAACCCACAGACGCTTTATTTGCAACACAAACAACTGTCCCTGTGAGTTGCACTGATGGCAACAACGGCCAAATTATAATAAACCCTACTGGTGGCACCGCACCTTATACCTATAGTTTGAATAGTAGCTTGGATAAGCAAGGTAGTAATACTTTTGCAAATTTAACTTCTGGAAGTTACTCCGTTTCGGTGTTTGATGCTAATAATTGTGAGTTTATTATCCCTAATGCTGTTGTAGATAACGCACCGCAAATAGTTATTCAGGAAGATTTGGTACTTCATATTTCAGAGTTTGGTAAAACGGATGGTGCGATAAACACCTCTGTAAGCGGTGGTAATCCACCATATACTTACAGTTGGACAGGACCAAATAACTATACGGCAGCAGTTAAAGATATTAATACCCTAAGCCAAGGATTTTATACCTTAACGGTTACCGATGCTAATAATTGCCAAACCTCTAAAACGTTTAATATTACCGAGCCTAGTGAACTAACAGTAAGTCTTGAACAGACGGTGTTTTTAGATTGTGAGGGTGATGATTTTGCTGAAATTGTAGTAAATGTATCCGGAGGCGCACCCAATTACACCTACCAATGGTTTCAATTGCTGAATGGATCAGCTAGAGAACTTAGTGAAACTAGTGCGTTTTTAAGTAATTTAAGCGTTGGTATCTATTATGCTGTGGTAACCGATTCTAATAACGTTTATAAAACTACAACAAGCATTGAGATTAAACAGCCCGATACTTTAAAGGTCGAATTAATTAATAAAACCGATGTGCTTTGTAGTGGAGCATCTACTGGAAATATTAACGTTGCTATTTCAGGGGGCACAGCGCCATATAAATATTATTGGAATGGAAAAGAGACCACTAAAAACATCTCTAATTTACCTGCTGGCGATTACTTTTTTCTAGTTGTTGATAATAATAATTGTTCTGCACAACTAGACGTCACTATTCAAGCCCCCGCTAATCCTTTAAATATCCAAGAGGTTATACTCACGAATGTTTCAGATTACGGTGCAAATAATGGTAGTATTAGTTTAAAGGTTACTGGTGGTACACCTGCTTATAATTTTGAATGGACAAGGCTTTCAGATAATACCATCATCAGTAGTCAAGCGACTATTTCTAATTTAATGCCGGATGTGTATCAAGTAACAATTACCGATGCTAACTCATGTTCTCTTACACAGGTTTATAAAATCACACAACCTGATATTATTGAAGAAACCCTAAGCAATCCGACCTGCGCTGGTAATACAGACGGCAGTATTAGCCTTTTAGTAAATAAAGGCAATGGTAATTTTACCTACAGTTGGAGTACTGGTGCCACAACGAGTACAATTAATAATTTAGCGGCAGGTGAGTACCAAGTCACCGTTACTGGCCTAGAAGAACCGTTAACCAGAACTTATACCCTAGAAAATCCGCTGCCTATTGTAGTGGATTTAGGCGCCGACCAAGTGCTTTGTAAAGATCAAAACCTAAGGATTGACGGCACAGTAGAAAACCCCAATGCTCGTTACAATTGGACTTCAGATAACGGTTTTTCAAGTAATGACCCTTCAATTGTTATAGGTGAAAAAGGAACCTATACCCTTACCGTAAGTACTCAAGCTGGTTGTTCTGAAAGTGATTCGATTTTTGTTGATGTGAGCGACCAAGAAATTAGTGCAGAATTTGCCGTATCGTCTCAAATTTATGTAGATGAAACACTTGTTTTAGTTGATATTAGTTATCCTATTCCAGATAGTTTAGAATGGATTATCCCTAATGAAGCCAAAATTATCATTGAAAATGAAGATGAAGCTGAAATCGTATTTGATACCCCAGGGGAATACGAAATAGGTATCATTACCAAAAAAGGATCTTGTATCGATATGCAAACTAAAAAAATAATGGTACTTGCAAAAGACCCTACTGTTGAAGAAAAAGATACTGAAGATGGAAATATATTGATCGAAGATTTTTTAATTTATCCTAATCCTAATAATGGTAAATTTACAGCAAAAGTAAAGCTTTCTGAAAAAGGAAATATTAGTATCAAAGTTTTTAGCTTCGCAAATAATGTTATGATTGCTCATGAAAAAGCTCGGGGCGAACTAGAATACAATATACCCTTTAACATTTCTCGAATGTCTGCAGGTGTTTATGTCGTTTTGTTAGAAACATCGTATGGTTCGACGTTACGAAAAATCATCTTAAAATAA
- a CDS encoding fibronectin type III domain-containing protein, translating into MKKITLLLFIISHWIVAQETPQTPAVQVLARPQEDKILLRWAVDTPLAWKQANAYGFLIERSTISRNGAAVIPIEKKQLLATPLKPQPLAAWETLAQADNNAAVLAQALYGERFETTAPSNDLGTIYAVNDELEQRFTFGLLAAEQNYEAAKLAGWGFEDNTVKPGENYLYSISVAIPQEDPIVIENGSVYTSLDMFEELPKPIGFVGSFGDGAATLRWNFHLLQHLYTNYSIERSDNNQDFKPLSGVPIFNAQDPKQDKSSSLSYIDSIPNNKVFYYRVKGKTAFGETGPYSDIASGKAVKSLGFVPRISRKEIPTDSTAVLYWDFDEKGNDLITGFEVRRAHRDRGPFETVKNNIPPTARKTTVSGLKRSNYFTIVAIGKNNTSSESYTAFVQPIDSMPPAAPKGLKATLDTLGILKLKWHKNMEDDLKGYRIFTANNPDVEFTEVTKATFIGETFIDTIPIKNLNDKIYFKLKAEDKRYNRSKFSELLVVDQPNVIAPSPPIFKNYRITPQGIELEWIPSSSKGVIAHVLYRKNNRIPEALWEEIAVSENIIDSLYMDKSLTNAGIYTYTMVAKNEAGLESTPTDLLTITWKGKAIKAEAIKFSGLVNRELRFINLSWKIKDITVSEYRLYRGKAGNQLQLYKTLNGETTGYNDTNLEINSDYWYGLQLVLPNGRTSAIKEINLKY; encoded by the coding sequence ATGAAAAAAATTACTTTATTACTTTTTATCATATCGCATTGGATTGTGGCACAAGAAACCCCTCAAACACCTGCCGTACAAGTGCTTGCGCGCCCACAAGAAGATAAAATACTCTTGCGCTGGGCTGTAGATACGCCTTTGGCATGGAAACAAGCCAATGCTTATGGTTTTTTAATTGAGCGCAGCACCATTTCCAGAAATGGCGCCGCCGTAATTCCTATCGAAAAAAAACAATTGCTCGCAACGCCTCTAAAACCGCAACCGCTAGCAGCATGGGAAACTTTGGCTCAAGCCGATAACAACGCTGCTGTTCTCGCCCAAGCCCTTTATGGAGAACGTTTTGAAACCACAGCACCAAGCAATGATTTAGGCACTATTTATGCCGTAAATGATGAACTAGAGCAGCGTTTTACCTTTGGTCTTTTAGCCGCCGAACAAAATTACGAAGCAGCAAAATTAGCAGGTTGGGGTTTTGAGGACAATACAGTAAAACCAGGCGAAAATTACTTATACTCGATTAGTGTGGCCATCCCACAGGAAGACCCTATTGTAATTGAAAATGGCTCGGTTTATACAAGCCTTGATATGTTTGAAGAACTGCCTAAACCCATAGGTTTTGTAGGATCATTTGGCGATGGCGCTGCGACTTTACGCTGGAATTTTCATTTACTGCAACACCTTTATACCAATTACAGTATTGAGCGCTCAGACAACAATCAAGATTTCAAACCTCTAAGTGGTGTGCCCATTTTTAATGCACAAGACCCAAAACAGGATAAGAGTAGCTCACTCTCTTATATCGATTCTATTCCAAACAATAAGGTGTTTTACTATCGAGTAAAGGGCAAAACAGCTTTTGGTGAAACTGGGCCATACTCAGATATTGCTTCAGGTAAAGCTGTAAAAAGCTTAGGTTTTGTGCCACGTATTTCAAGAAAAGAGATTCCTACAGACAGCACAGCAGTATTGTATTGGGATTTTGACGAAAAAGGAAACGACTTGATTACAGGTTTTGAGGTGAGAAGAGCCCATAGAGATAGAGGCCCGTTTGAAACTGTGAAGAATAACATTCCGCCAACAGCACGTAAAACAACCGTAAGCGGCTTAAAAAGATCCAATTATTTTACCATTGTTGCTATAGGAAAAAACAATACCTCTAGCGAATCTTATACCGCATTTGTACAGCCCATAGATTCTATGCCGCCTGCTGCGCCAAAAGGGCTAAAAGCGACTCTAGATACCCTGGGTATTTTAAAACTAAAATGGCATAAAAATATGGAAGACGATTTAAAAGGCTACCGCATATTCACGGCAAATAATCCAGACGTTGAATTTACCGAAGTCACTAAAGCCACTTTTATAGGCGAAACTTTTATAGATACCATCCCTATTAAAAACTTAAACGACAAAATATACTTTAAATTAAAAGCGGAAGACAAACGCTACAACCGTTCTAAATTTTCTGAACTCTTAGTGGTCGATCAACCCAACGTAATAGCACCATCACCTCCTATTTTCAAAAATTATAGAATCACCCCTCAGGGGATAGAACTCGAATGGATTCCTAGTAGTAGTAAAGGCGTTATAGCACATGTATTATATCGTAAAAACAACCGGATTCCAGAGGCTTTATGGGAGGAAATTGCTGTCTCAGAGAATATAATTGACAGTTTGTACATGGACAAGTCTTTAACCAATGCAGGCATTTACACCTATACCATGGTCGCTAAAAACGAGGCCGGTTTAGAAAGCACCCCAACAGATCTGCTCACCATAACCTGGAAAGGCAAAGCAATAAAAGCGGAGGCTATAAAATTCTCAGGACTGGTAAACCGTGAGTTACGTTTTATAAACCTATCTTGGAAAATAAAAGATATAACCGTTAGCGAATACCGCTTATACCGAGGCAAGGCCGGAAACCAATTACAACTATACAAAACCTTAAATGGCGAGACAACAGGCTATAACGACACCAATTTAGAAATAAATAGCGATTATTGGTATGGCTTGCAATTGGTTTTACCCAACGGTAGAACCTCTGCCATTAAAGAAATTAATTTAAAATATTAA